CCACCACGTCACTGGGTCACCCCGGGAAGACGGTGCGAGGGCGGCGACCCGCGAGCCAGGAGACCTGCCGTCAGCCGTGGTCACACGCGAAACGCGCCGGGCGGGGTGTCCTGGCGGGTGTCGAGGCGACGCCAGTCCCGAGGGGAGGCGGCCGCCGAGGCCTCGTTCGCGGTGACGTGCCACAGCAAGCGCGCCCGCGACGCCGTTCCCCATGCCCGTCTCCGCCGTCCCGAACCCCTCGAGCCCTGTCGCAGGACGCCGTCGCGCGCCCGCACAGGCAGAGGCTACCAGACAGCGAGCGCATTGTAATGTTATTACAATGCTTGTAGGACGCGGGGGCCGGCGCGCGCCGCGCACGGACCGCTTTCCCCATGTCTCCATCGACCCATCGCTCCTGCCTCGGCGGGCGGGCCCCGCTCTGCGGCGTTCTCCTCGCGCTCCTCGCCAGTCCGGCCGCCGCACAGGAGGTGGTCACGCTGGATGAGCTGTCGGTCGCGGGCGCGGGCGGCGACCCGAGCCGCCTCCCGCCGAACGGGCTCAACCTGCGCACGCCTGACCGGACCGCGAGCCGCCTCGGCCTGACGCCGCTGGAGACGCCGGCCAGCCTCGACATCGTGTCGGGCGAGACCGCGCGGCTGCGCGGCCAGGACACGATCGCCGAGGCCGTGACCCAGGACGCGACCGGCATCACCACCATCGCGGCGCCCGGCAACGGCAACGGCGCGTTCACGTCCCGCGGCTTCGCCGGCCCGAACTCGATCCAGCAGCTCTACGACGGCACGCGCTTCTACGTCGGCGCCAACACCGTGACCTTCCCGTTCGACACGTGGAACGTCGAGCGGATCGAGGTGCTGCGCGGGCCGTCCTCGGTGCTCTACGGCGACGGCGCCATCGGCGGCGTCATCAACGTGGTGCCCAAGAAGCCGGTCTTCGTGCCGATCAACGCCGCCCGCGCGGTGATCGGCACCGACGGGGTCGCGCGGCTCGCCCTCGATTCCGGCGGCCCGCTGGGCCAGGCTGAGTACGGCGACACCTTCGCGTACCGCCTCAACGTCAGCGGCAACCGCGCCGACGGCTGGATGCGGCCGGAGGGCGATTTCCGCAACCTCGCGGTCTCCGCCGCCCTGCTGTTCCGGCCGAGCGCCGACCTCGCCTTCACCCTGAGCCACGATCTCGGCTACCAGGAGCCCGCCCGCTACTGGGGCACCCCGCTGGTCGAGGGACGGATCCCGGATCTCATCCGGTTCAACAACTACAACGTCCGCGACGCGAAGATCACCTGGGCCGACAACTGGACCCAGCTCAAGACCGAGTGGTCCCCCTCGGCCGACATCACGATCCGCAACACCGCCTACCGGCTGACCAGCCGGCGCCACTGGCTCGACGTCGAGCAGTACAGCTACAACCGCGGCACCGGGCTCGTGGACCGGGGCGACTACCTGGAGATCTACCACAGTCAGGAGCAGGTCGGAGACCGTCTCGACGCGACGTTCCGAGGCGACCTATTCGGCCTGCGCAACCAGTTCGTGGCCGGTTTCGACGTGAATCACATCGACTTCCGCCACACAAACAACTTCTACTTCGACCAGACCACGAGCGTGCCGCTTACCGGCTACGATCCGGGCCTCTTCCCGCAGAACGGCCGGGCGCGCCCGGCCTACGCGACGCAGACGAGCCAGGCCTCTGTCTTCGCCGAGGACCGGGTGATCCTGTCGGACAAGCTCTCGTTCCTCACGGGCGTGCGCCTCGACGTGCCGACGCTGAACCGCGAGGACCTGCAGACGGGATCGCGGTTCGAGAAGACCTATCGGGCGCTCGGCTACCGGTTCGGCCTCGTCTACAACCCGACGCCGGACAGCGCGCTCTACGCCCAGTACAGCTTCGCCACCGACCCGGTGAACAGCCTGATCACGCTGTCGCAGTCGCTGGCGGGCTTCAAGCTCGCGACCGGCGATCAGGTCGAGATCGGCGCCAAGGGGCTGGCCTTCGACGGCGCCCTCGAATGGACCGTCGCGGGCTACCGGATCGTCAAGGACAACCTGATCTCGGCGATCCCCGGCCAGCCGACGCTGTCCACGCAGGTGGGGAGCCAGTCCTCGCAGGGCTTCGAGCTGGCGCTTGGCTGGCGCTTCGCGCCGGGCTGGCGGCTCGACGGCAACCTCGCGCTCCTCCACGCGCAGTACGACCGGTTCGACCAGACGGTGAAC
The sequence above is drawn from the Methylobacterium mesophilicum SR1.6/6 genome and encodes:
- a CDS encoding TonB-dependent receptor is translated as MSPSTHRSCLGGRAPLCGVLLALLASPAAAQEVVTLDELSVAGAGGDPSRLPPNGLNLRTPDRTASRLGLTPLETPASLDIVSGETARLRGQDTIAEAVTQDATGITTIAAPGNGNGAFTSRGFAGPNSIQQLYDGTRFYVGANTVTFPFDTWNVERIEVLRGPSSVLYGDGAIGGVINVVPKKPVFVPINAARAVIGTDGVARLALDSGGPLGQAEYGDTFAYRLNVSGNRADGWMRPEGDFRNLAVSAALLFRPSADLAFTLSHDLGYQEPARYWGTPLVEGRIPDLIRFNNYNVRDAKITWADNWTQLKTEWSPSADITIRNTAYRLTSRRHWLDVEQYSYNRGTGLVDRGDYLEIYHSQEQVGDRLDATFRGDLFGLRNQFVAGFDVNHIDFRHTNNFYFDQTTSVPLTGYDPGLFPQNGRARPAYATQTSQASVFAEDRVILSDKLSFLTGVRLDVPTLNREDLQTGSRFEKTYRALGYRFGLVYNPTPDSALYAQYSFATDPVNSLITLSQSLAGFKLATGDQVEIGAKGLAFDGALEWTVAGYRIVKDNLISAIPGQPTLSTQVGSQSSQGFELALGWRFAPGWRLDGNLALLHAQYDRFDQTVNGATVSYAGNQPIDVPERVANLWLTWDVTRDWTARVGLQNVGQVYSDFGNTARRPAYNLVNVVLDHQVTAESRLSVRVYNLFDKVYAISGNAVNGVGTNWLLGRPRSVEVAYTVTW